One genomic window of Candidatus Pseudobacter hemicellulosilyticus includes the following:
- a CDS encoding isoaspartyl peptidase/L-asparaginase, whose translation MRYFILFMAILSFNSALAQTATSVAASPSPAAIQARKPVLVIHGGAGTILRRNMTPEKEKAYTEGLQQALAAGYAILEKGGSALDAVEAAVRVMEDNPLFNAGKGAVFTNAGTNELDASIMDGKSLAAGSVAGVTTIRNPITAARAVMEHSPHVLLVGRGAEQFAAEQGLQIVDPSYFYTEERWQGLQRIKKEDSAKTELDHGGRKSGAGLKQPENRDSKYGTVGAVALDMAGNLAAATSTGGMTNKRYGRVGDAPIIGAGTYASNASCAISCTGWGEFFIRLVMAKSVSDRMEYGGWSLDRAAGEMIHKALPALGGDGGLIGVDKDGNIVMPFCTEGMYRGYVKEGKTEVRIFKD comes from the coding sequence ATGCGATATTTTATACTATTTATGGCCATCCTTTCTTTTAACAGCGCTTTAGCACAGACCGCCACCAGTGTGGCCGCCAGCCCATCGCCTGCGGCCATCCAGGCCCGTAAGCCGGTACTGGTGATCCATGGCGGCGCAGGTACTATCCTGCGCAGGAATATGACACCCGAAAAGGAGAAAGCGTATACCGAAGGACTGCAGCAGGCCCTGGCCGCCGGGTATGCCATCCTGGAAAAAGGCGGCAGCGCCCTGGATGCCGTGGAAGCTGCGGTGCGTGTGATGGAAGACAATCCCCTTTTCAATGCCGGCAAGGGAGCGGTATTTACCAATGCGGGCACCAATGAGCTGGATGCATCCATTATGGACGGGAAATCGCTGGCCGCCGGTTCGGTGGCCGGGGTCACTACCATCCGCAACCCCATTACTGCTGCCCGGGCAGTGATGGAGCATAGCCCGCATGTGCTCCTGGTGGGCAGGGGCGCCGAGCAGTTTGCCGCGGAACAGGGGCTGCAGATCGTTGATCCCTCTTATTTCTATACCGAAGAGCGCTGGCAGGGACTGCAAAGGATTAAAAAGGAGGACTCTGCCAAAACTGAGCTGGACCATGGCGGCCGGAAAAGCGGCGCCGGGCTGAAGCAGCCGGAGAACAGGGATTCCAAATATGGTACGGTGGGCGCCGTGGCGCTGGATATGGCCGGTAACCTGGCCGCTGCTACCAGTACCGGAGGGATGACCAACAAACGCTATGGCCGGGTAGGGGATGCACCCATCATTGGCGCGGGCACCTATGCCAGCAATGCCAGCTGTGCTATCAGCTGTACAGGCTGGGGCGAATTCTTTATCCGCCTGGTAATGGCCAAGTCTGTGAGCGACCGGATGGAATATGGCGGCTGGAGCCTGGACCGGGCTGCCGGTGAAATGATCCACAAAGCCCTGCCCGCCCTGGGCGGTGATGGCGGTCTGATCGGTGTGGACAAGGACGGCAATATAGTAATGCCTTTCTGCACCGAAGGCATGTACCGCGGCTATGTGAAGGAGGGAAAAACGGAAGTACGGATCTTTAAGGATTAG
- a CDS encoding helix-turn-helix transcriptional regulator, giving the protein MDIVSTLSETLLRQPFSPGRDEPLQLASYQQAAYWFSRIENSVAVLSDLKADKSYIYNGGVAERLGIGRKGSAQEIASIWEEEIFSRIHPEDLIQKHLLELRFFHLLKSLPAGERTDYHIVSKMRMQDNTGEYIPVRHRMFYVGSCPEGHIWLALCLYDIPYERSNAEGSYGMIINFATGNTLSPDKEKYSDLLSEREKEILRFIEKGDASKAIATQLSISINTVNRHRQNILEKLRVRNSLEACRIAKMMDLL; this is encoded by the coding sequence ATGGACATCGTTTCAACACTGAGTGAAACCCTGCTGAGGCAACCCTTTTCCCCGGGCCGGGATGAGCCCCTGCAACTGGCCAGTTACCAGCAGGCCGCTTACTGGTTTTCCAGGATAGAAAATTCCGTGGCTGTGCTGAGTGATCTGAAGGCCGACAAAAGCTATATCTACAATGGCGGGGTGGCGGAGCGCCTGGGTATTGGCCGGAAAGGCAGCGCCCAGGAAATTGCCTCTATCTGGGAAGAAGAAATTTTCAGCAGGATCCACCCGGAGGACCTGATCCAAAAACACTTACTTGAACTCCGCTTCTTTCATTTACTGAAATCCCTGCCTGCCGGGGAGCGGACCGATTATCATATCGTGAGTAAAATGCGCATGCAGGACAATACCGGTGAATACATTCCTGTCCGGCACCGGATGTTCTATGTAGGCAGCTGCCCTGAAGGCCATATATGGCTGGCGCTCTGTCTCTATGATATTCCTTATGAAAGATCCAATGCAGAAGGAAGCTATGGCATGATCATCAACTTCGCCACCGGGAATACCCTCTCGCCCGATAAAGAAAAATACAGCGACCTGCTCTCAGAGCGGGAAAAAGAAATTTTACGGTTCATTGAAAAAGGGGACGCCAGTAAAGCTATTGCCACTCAATTATCCATCAGCATCAATACCGTGAACCGGCACCGGCAGAATATCCTGGAGAAGCTGCGGGTCAGGAATTCCCTGGAGGCCTGCAGAATAGCAAAAATGATGGATCTGCTGTAG
- a CDS encoding DUF1349 domain-containing protein — protein sequence MPTKKLFLAGALLSSMFTTTQAQSLDKMQWFNEPARWEVKNNALSLFVTPKTDYWRISHYGFTVDDAPFLYTTYGGEFEAKVKLSADYKERFDQSGLMLRIDQQNYIKAGVEYVDGKYNLSVVVTHKTSDWSVITLDKPIKFVWIKAVRRLDAVEVFYSFDDKNYVMMRNAWLPDNCPVMVGLMAACPDGNGFNATFEQFSVKHLPDQRRLEWLKRNAEASK from the coding sequence ATGCCAACAAAAAAACTGTTCCTCGCCGGCGCCCTGCTCAGCAGCATGTTCACTACCACCCAGGCGCAGAGCCTGGATAAAATGCAATGGTTCAATGAACCTGCCAGGTGGGAGGTGAAGAACAATGCCCTTTCCCTGTTTGTGACGCCCAAGACCGACTACTGGCGGATCTCCCATTATGGGTTCACCGTGGATGATGCGCCTTTCCTCTACACTACCTATGGCGGCGAGTTTGAAGCCAAAGTGAAGCTGTCCGCCGATTACAAGGAACGCTTTGACCAGTCCGGTCTTATGCTGCGCATTGACCAGCAGAACTATATCAAGGCCGGGGTGGAATATGTGGATGGTAAATACAACCTGAGTGTGGTGGTGACCCATAAAACCAGCGACTGGAGCGTGATCACGCTGGATAAACCCATTAAATTTGTCTGGATCAAGGCCGTCAGGCGACTGGATGCCGTTGAGGTATTCTACTCCTTTGACGATAAGAACTATGTGATGATGCGCAATGCCTGGCTGCCAGATAATTGCCCGGTAATGGTAGGATTAATGGCCGCCTGCCCCGATGGTAACGGATTCAATGCTACATTTGAGCAGTTTTCCGTTAAACACCTGCCCGATCAGCGGAGACTGGAATGGTTGAAAAGGAATGCGGAAGCCAGTAAATAG
- a CDS encoding GH92 family glycosyl hydrolase codes for MKHFTWLLIATCLLNSCDSAKNDAAREDLTRYVNPNIGTAHSRWFFYTPAALPFGMAKVAPSTNGSYGNKDGWEAVGYDDRHSSIEGFPNFHEFQVGGISFAPTVGKLQSVPGSLEDVESGYRSAFDRKDEHATAGYYSVLLKDYKVKAELTATSRVGFHRYTFPASAESNIIFDIGRRMGESGAVVDAGVTIVDATHIEGFVTTRPEYVKKYQAGATVSMYFYAELDKAPTASGTFVGDTIKAGQQSQQGIGAGAYLTFTTKENEAVNIKVGLSYTSIANARGNLEAEAKTMNFDEAKVNANKVWNDYLGRITVEGKNETDKVKFYTGLFHAILGRGLASDVNGAYPKNDGSVGQIETGADGKPKHNHYNTDAIWGGYWNLTQLWAIAYPEYYQDFVQSQLLVYKETGWLGDGLAASKYVSGVGTNMTGLVIAAAHNIGLKEYDVNLAYEAALKNEIGYEGRMPGAGKMDVGAFVKRGFCPYIVPDNRASELTTEGSPFGTSHTLENAFSTYAVAQFAKALGKTADYDQLMKLSKGWELLYDSSTRFIRPRGLDGAFIKDFDPSAPWVGFQEGNAWQYTFFVPHDPEGLVQKLGKEEFNKRLDSIFTISQKYIFGGGREVDAFAGLKGLYNQGNQPNLHISWLFNHSGRPDLTQKWTRAICNEFYGTEGIHGYGYGQDEDQGQMGAWYVMASIGLFDVRGLSGPDPAFGIGSPLFDKVTIKLPESIRKGSFVIETKNNAADAVYVQKAELDGKADTALTVPFAELAKGGKLVLTMGNQPAAAK; via the coding sequence ATGAAGCATTTCACCTGGCTATTGATAGCCACTTGCCTGTTGAACAGCTGCGATTCTGCCAAAAACGATGCAGCCAGAGAAGACCTCACCCGGTATGTTAATCCCAATATCGGGACCGCCCACAGCCGATGGTTCTTTTATACCCCTGCCGCCCTGCCTTTCGGCATGGCCAAAGTAGCGCCCTCCACCAATGGCAGCTATGGCAACAAGGACGGCTGGGAAGCCGTAGGGTATGATGACCGCCACAGCTCTATTGAAGGATTCCCCAACTTCCATGAATTCCAGGTAGGCGGGATCAGTTTTGCCCCCACCGTTGGGAAACTGCAATCAGTACCCGGTTCGCTGGAAGATGTGGAAAGCGGCTACCGTTCCGCCTTTGACCGCAAGGATGAGCATGCCACCGCCGGTTACTATTCCGTACTGCTGAAAGATTATAAGGTAAAAGCTGAGCTGACCGCTACCAGTCGTGTTGGCTTCCACCGCTACACCTTCCCGGCTTCTGCCGAGTCCAATATCATTTTTGATATTGGCCGCAGGATGGGAGAAAGCGGCGCTGTAGTGGATGCCGGTGTTACCATCGTAGACGCTACCCATATCGAAGGCTTTGTGACCACCCGCCCCGAGTACGTAAAAAAATACCAGGCCGGCGCTACCGTCAGCATGTATTTTTACGCGGAGCTGGACAAAGCCCCCACGGCTTCCGGCACTTTTGTGGGTGATACCATCAAAGCCGGCCAGCAGTCACAGCAAGGAATTGGTGCCGGCGCGTACCTCACCTTTACTACAAAAGAGAATGAGGCCGTTAATATCAAGGTAGGACTGTCCTATACCTCTATAGCCAATGCCCGTGGCAACCTGGAAGCAGAAGCTAAGACTATGAACTTTGACGAAGCAAAGGTCAATGCCAATAAGGTCTGGAATGATTACCTGGGCCGTATCACCGTGGAAGGTAAGAACGAGACCGACAAAGTGAAATTCTACACCGGTCTGTTCCATGCCATCCTGGGCCGTGGACTGGCCAGTGATGTGAACGGCGCCTATCCTAAAAATGACGGCTCCGTTGGCCAGATCGAAACTGGCGCTGACGGCAAGCCGAAGCATAATCATTACAACACGGATGCTATCTGGGGTGGTTACTGGAACCTGACCCAGCTATGGGCTATCGCCTATCCGGAATACTACCAGGATTTTGTGCAGAGCCAGCTGCTGGTCTACAAAGAGACCGGCTGGCTGGGCGATGGATTGGCCGCCAGCAAATATGTCTCCGGTGTGGGCACCAATATGACCGGCCTGGTCATTGCGGCCGCCCACAATATCGGCCTGAAGGAGTATGATGTCAACCTCGCTTATGAGGCGGCGCTCAAGAATGAGATCGGCTATGAAGGCCGGATGCCCGGCGCCGGTAAAATGGATGTAGGCGCTTTCGTGAAAAGAGGTTTCTGTCCCTACATTGTTCCTGATAACCGGGCCAGCGAGCTGACTACCGAAGGCTCGCCCTTTGGCACTTCCCATACCCTGGAAAATGCTTTCAGCACCTATGCCGTAGCACAGTTTGCCAAAGCATTGGGTAAAACGGCCGACTATGATCAGCTGATGAAACTGTCCAAAGGCTGGGAGCTGCTCTATGATTCCAGCACAAGGTTCATCCGCCCGCGTGGACTGGACGGTGCGTTCATTAAAGATTTTGATCCCTCCGCCCCCTGGGTGGGCTTCCAGGAAGGCAATGCCTGGCAATACACTTTCTTTGTACCGCATGACCCGGAAGGACTGGTGCAGAAGCTCGGAAAGGAGGAGTTCAATAAGCGACTGGACAGCATCTTCACCATCTCCCAGAAATATATCTTCGGCGGCGGCAGGGAAGTGGATGCTTTTGCCGGCCTGAAAGGATTATACAACCAGGGTAACCAGCCCAACCTGCATATCTCCTGGCTCTTCAATCATTCCGGCAGACCGGACCTGACCCAGAAATGGACCCGCGCCATCTGTAATGAATTCTATGGAACAGAAGGCATTCACGGATATGGCTACGGCCAGGATGAGGACCAGGGCCAGATGGGCGCCTGGTACGTCATGGCCAGCATTGGCCTGTTTGATGTAAGAGGCCTGAGCGGTCCTGATCCCGCTTTCGGGATCGGCAGCCCGCTGTTTGATAAGGTCACCATCAAACTGCCAGAAAGCATCCGGAAAGGATCCTTCGTGATTGAAACAAAAAATAATGCCGCCGATGCCGTCTATGTTCAAAAAGCTGAACTGGATGGGAAGGCGGATACCGCATTAACAGTACCTTTTGCTGAGCTGGCCAAAGGCGGTAAACTGGTGCTCACCATGGGCAACCAGCCCGCGGCTGCGAAATAA
- a CDS encoding FG-GAP-like repeat-containing protein: MKRSLPMMAIVLMAFAPAYAHEISPPKKSTAFFASSFTEVSMPAGLPATLGNGGRIVFGDFDGDGDLDALSQGSDADFTSISYHENNGDGTFGTTTAVSGLFSSGPFSGITFRGIRSVAQQVVDLDGDGDMDILESTGTNLRYLENNGSGYAVASMPTGLPTALGNLGWLVIGDFNGDGLVDVLTKTSNITYEGIIYHENNGAGGFSNTSASNAGTFSSGPFSGITFDVFSNITLLPIDIDSDGDLDIIETRQTPRFLQNNGGAYSVQPMPAGLPASIAQDSRLIFADFNGDSHVDALAMPVLALNAISYYENDGTGSFTVIDQVAGTFTSGPFAGISFSQFRNDGMILVDYDGDGDLDLVDANTTVPRFLRQNSAPPYVTGFSPANGVFAVAVAANIELTFNEPVFAGDGNIYIHNAADGSILMTIAANSSQVSGSGTNTITIDPSTNFPINTNFYVTFDRNSFANTDEVIFGQLAYAYKSMLPITAPTYYQFSTSSTLPVTYASFNGQWKNNNSYLEWVTATEQQSKQFNILYSRDGSQWTGIGSLTAAGNSQATRRYNFVHYNAGEGQHQYRLQQVDLDGNQHLSTVLTLNGSKAAASISSNGQQVTIQLAQPASSTILLFNMNGQQLYRKQFAGTATTIPLGSFPKGIYQVLVLQNGRKFSQQVVR, from the coding sequence ATGAAAAGATCATTACCTATGATGGCCATAGTGCTTATGGCTTTTGCGCCGGCGTATGCCCATGAAATTTCTCCCCCAAAAAAATCCACTGCATTTTTTGCCAGCAGTTTTACTGAAGTCAGTATGCCCGCGGGATTGCCTGCCACTTTAGGAAATGGTGGACGGATCGTTTTTGGCGACTTTGACGGCGATGGCGATCTTGATGCGCTCAGCCAGGGATCGGACGCGGACTTCACCAGTATTTCTTACCATGAAAATAATGGTGATGGCACTTTCGGTACAACAACTGCTGTCAGTGGTCTTTTCAGCAGCGGCCCTTTCTCCGGTATTACTTTCCGGGGTATCCGCTCGGTGGCGCAACAGGTAGTTGACCTTGACGGAGATGGTGATATGGATATTCTTGAAAGCACAGGTACCAACCTGCGCTACCTGGAAAATAACGGATCCGGTTATGCCGTAGCCAGCATGCCGACAGGTTTACCAACTGCCCTGGGCAATCTTGGATGGCTTGTGATCGGCGATTTTAACGGTGACGGACTGGTGGATGTGCTCACCAAAACTTCTAACATCACCTATGAAGGCATCATCTACCATGAAAACAATGGAGCGGGTGGCTTCAGCAACACTTCAGCCAGCAATGCCGGCACTTTCAGCAGCGGTCCCTTCTCCGGTATTACTTTCGATGTTTTTTCCAACATTACGCTGCTGCCGATAGACATCGATTCTGATGGAGACCTGGACATCATAGAAACAAGGCAAACACCCCGGTTCTTGCAGAACAATGGAGGAGCTTACAGCGTTCAACCAATGCCGGCCGGCCTGCCTGCCAGTATTGCACAGGACAGCCGTCTTATTTTCGCAGACTTTAATGGGGATAGCCATGTAGATGCATTGGCTATGCCCGTACTGGCCTTGAATGCCATCAGCTATTATGAGAATGATGGCACCGGCAGCTTTACGGTTATTGATCAGGTTGCCGGAACCTTTACCAGCGGCCCCTTTGCTGGCATCAGCTTCAGCCAGTTCAGGAACGATGGCATGATCCTCGTAGACTATGATGGCGATGGCGACCTGGACCTGGTTGACGCCAATACTACTGTACCCCGCTTCCTCCGGCAGAACAGCGCTCCCCCCTACGTCACCGGTTTCTCCCCAGCCAATGGCGTATTTGCCGTGGCCGTGGCAGCCAATATTGAACTCACTTTTAACGAGCCGGTCTTTGCCGGTGATGGCAATATCTATATCCACAATGCCGCCGATGGCAGCATCCTGATGACCATTGCCGCCAACTCCTCCCAGGTAAGCGGCTCAGGCACCAATACCATCACAATTGATCCAAGCACCAATTTCCCGATCAACACCAATTTCTATGTAACCTTCGACAGGAACAGTTTTGCCAATACAGACGAAGTGATCTTTGGTCAGCTGGCCTATGCCTATAAATCCATGTTGCCCATTACGGCTCCCACCTATTACCAGTTCAGTACCAGCAGCACGCTGCCAGTGACCTATGCCAGTTTTAATGGCCAGTGGAAAAATAACAACAGCTACCTGGAATGGGTAACCGCCACAGAGCAACAAAGCAAACAATTCAATATCCTGTACAGCAGGGACGGCAGCCAGTGGACAGGCATCGGCAGCCTGACGGCAGCCGGCAACAGCCAGGCCACCCGCCGGTATAACTTTGTTCATTACAATGCCGGTGAAGGCCAGCACCAGTACCGTTTGCAACAGGTTGACCTGGATGGCAACCAGCACCTGAGTACTGTGCTCACGCTGAATGGCAGTAAAGCAGCCGCCAGCATCAGCAGCAATGGCCAGCAGGTAACCATTCAGCTGGCGCAGCCTGCCAGCAGCACTATTCTCCTGTTCAACATGAACGGACAGCAGCTATACCGGAAGCAATTTGCAGGCACGGCCACTACTATTCCCCTGGGCAGTTTTCCCAAAGGCATTTACCAGGTACTGGTTTTGCAGAACGGGCGCAAATTCTCCCAACAGGTGGTCAGGTAA
- a CDS encoding DUF1572 family protein, translating into MSHRIGTAFLQSAISRFRSYKQLGDRSFAQLETADLHYRPNEQSNSIATIITHLSGNMLSRWTNFLTEDGEKPWRQRDEEFGTNQLSKEALLELWEKGWGCLLTTLESLKEEDLLTTIYIRKEPLTAIDAINRQLVHYPSHVGQIMYIGKLLKGAAWQSLSIAPGQSQQYNDGPGVKDPGRPR; encoded by the coding sequence ATGAGCCATCGTATTGGTACCGCTTTCCTGCAATCCGCCATCAGCCGATTCCGCTCCTACAAACAACTGGGCGACCGCAGCTTTGCGCAGCTGGAGACAGCTGATCTCCATTACCGGCCGAATGAACAGTCCAATAGTATCGCTACCATCATCACCCACCTGAGCGGCAATATGCTGAGCCGCTGGACCAATTTCCTCACCGAGGACGGAGAAAAGCCCTGGCGCCAGCGCGACGAAGAATTTGGGACGAACCAATTGTCAAAGGAAGCGCTGCTGGAGCTTTGGGAGAAAGGCTGGGGCTGCCTGCTGACTACCCTTGAGTCCCTCAAAGAAGAAGACCTGCTGACTACTATCTACATCCGTAAGGAACCCCTGACAGCCATTGACGCCATCAACCGGCAGCTGGTCCATTATCCCAGCCATGTAGGCCAGATCATGTATATCGGTAAGCTATTGAAAGGCGCCGCCTGGCAGAGCCTGAGCATCGCCCCCGGGCAATCGCAGCAATACAATGACGGGCCTGGCGTCAAGGACCCGGGCAGGCCCCGCTGA
- the ggt gene encoding gamma-glutamyltransferase produces MQHLSHRLLTCLCMLILLAGCAGRHQLHTVTATDPWQYTINKTVTVRNGAVVAAHPLASATGLAILQQGGNAIDAAIATQLALAVVYPGAGNLGGGGFLVAQLADGHSLAIDYREAAPAKAHRDLYLDAAGNAQLGKSQQGHLAAGVPGTVAGLFASARYGKLPFKMLIQPAINLAAKGFAITAAEANSLNRAQADLIRCNTRQPAFVRTSSWKAGDTLLQPELARTLERIRDKGPEGFYGGETANLLVAEMARGRGMISHADLSSYQAKERTPVRFQYKDYTIITMPLPSSGGILLPQMMQMVSSYPIAQYGFGSSQTVQLMTEIERRAYADRGQYLGDTDFVKVPVQTLTSAAYLQERMKDYVPGKAGNSRDVQAGVIAESEETTHLSVVDKEGNAVAVTTTLNGHYGSRTVVGGAGFLLNNEMDDFSVKPGVPNMYGAIGTEANAIAPGKRMLSSMTPTIVLKNNKPFLVLGTPGGTTIITSVFQTLMNILEFGMNAEDAVNKPKFHHQWQPDELFVEPEFPEALREQLRQMGYTVSSRGTIGRMELIRLHPDGRIEAVADKRGDDHAAGF; encoded by the coding sequence ATGCAGCACCTGTCCCATCGACTACTCACCTGTCTTTGTATGCTGATCCTGCTGGCTGGTTGTGCAGGCCGGCATCAGCTGCATACAGTCACGGCAACGGACCCCTGGCAATATACCATCAACAAAACAGTCACCGTCCGAAATGGCGCCGTAGTAGCAGCACATCCGCTGGCCAGCGCTACCGGCCTGGCCATCCTGCAGCAGGGCGGCAATGCCATAGATGCGGCCATTGCCACGCAGCTGGCCCTGGCCGTTGTATATCCCGGCGCAGGCAACCTGGGGGGCGGCGGATTCCTGGTGGCGCAGCTGGCGGACGGGCATAGCCTGGCCATCGACTACCGGGAGGCGGCCCCGGCCAAAGCCCACAGGGATCTGTACCTGGATGCAGCCGGTAATGCACAGCTGGGAAAAAGCCAGCAGGGCCACCTGGCGGCAGGTGTTCCCGGAACAGTGGCCGGTCTCTTTGCCAGCGCCCGCTATGGCAAGCTGCCTTTCAAAATGCTGATCCAGCCGGCTATCAACCTGGCCGCAAAAGGATTTGCGATTACGGCCGCAGAAGCCAATAGCCTTAACCGTGCGCAGGCAGATCTCATCCGCTGCAATACCCGGCAGCCGGCCTTTGTCAGGACCAGCAGCTGGAAAGCCGGTGACACCCTGCTGCAACCGGAACTGGCAAGGACGCTGGAACGCATCCGCGATAAAGGCCCGGAAGGATTTTATGGCGGTGAAACAGCCAACCTGCTGGTGGCCGAAATGGCCCGCGGCAGGGGAATGATCAGCCATGCCGATCTAAGCAGCTACCAAGCCAAAGAAAGAACACCCGTGCGCTTTCAATACAAGGACTACACCATTATCACTATGCCCCTGCCTTCCAGTGGCGGCATATTATTGCCGCAGATGATGCAGATGGTATCATCGTATCCTATAGCGCAATATGGCTTTGGTTCGTCCCAAACTGTTCAGCTCATGACCGAAATTGAACGCCGTGCCTATGCAGACCGCGGGCAATACCTGGGCGATACCGATTTTGTGAAAGTGCCGGTGCAAACGCTGACCAGTGCCGCTTATTTGCAGGAACGCATGAAAGATTATGTCCCCGGCAAGGCTGGTAACAGCCGGGATGTGCAAGCTGGGGTGATAGCCGAAAGTGAAGAGACCACCCACCTCAGCGTGGTAGATAAAGAAGGGAATGCCGTAGCCGTGACCACTACCCTCAACGGGCACTACGGCAGCAGGACCGTAGTGGGCGGCGCCGGCTTTCTGCTCAATAATGAAATGGATGATTTCAGTGTGAAGCCCGGCGTACCTAACATGTATGGCGCTATCGGCACAGAAGCCAATGCCATAGCACCCGGCAAGCGCATGTTGAGTTCTATGACACCCACAATTGTATTGAAGAATAATAAGCCTTTCCTGGTGCTGGGCACACCCGGCGGCACTACCATCATCACTTCCGTATTCCAGACCCTGATGAATATCCTGGAGTTTGGAATGAACGCGGAAGATGCTGTCAACAAACCCAAATTCCATCACCAGTGGCAGCCCGATGAGCTCTTTGTGGAACCCGAATTCCCGGAAGCCCTGCGGGAACAGCTGCGGCAGATGGGCTATACCGTTTCCTCCCGCGGGACCATTGGCCGGATGGAACTGATCCGCCTGCATCCCGATGGACGGATAGAAGCCGTGGCCGACAAACGGGGGGACGATCATGCAGCAGGGTTTTAA